A segment of the Takifugu flavidus isolate HTHZ2018 chromosome 7, ASM371156v2, whole genome shotgun sequence genome:
ACACCTTCTAAACAGCGAGCATGTGCTCATGATAGGATAAGAAgcctctttttttgtgtgtaaaggAGATTCTTGTGGCAAGGTTGAACCACCGTCGTGGCCAATCAAACCAAACCCCAAAACATTTTCACTTAAAATAAAGTGGTTAAACtaaaggagagaatgaatgtCTCTGGCCAGCCTCCACAGAGTTTGACAGTTCCCCGTTGAAATGCTGGAAAGATCATGGAAGATTCAAACTTCCAAGATCAAAACCTCAAcaattaaaactattaaaattttaaaatgggCGGGGCTGGGGGAGGAGCCACTGACCATGGGCAAATCCGCTGTCATTTACACTACTTGACAAAACACAGTAGGTTGTTTATTGAGTGAAAACAAGGGAGTAAATATTATTTTCTGGCGCTTTGTTCTGAAGTCCCCGCCCCGTTGATGACAGACGGACGGCAGGACGCTGCAGAGAGCGGACAGGAGGACAGCTTCGGACTGGGCACGGAGACAGGCGGACTGGGCGCACCATGATCTGAGGGAATGAGAGATCTCCTCCTTTCGATCCGGCATTTGCTCTAACTCATCAGGTAATCCACAAGCACGCTTATCGGGACTGAACACAGTCTCACCAACTAGTTTAGAGTTATCTGAAAGGTTGGAGGAGAAGGGTGATGTCAGTAAAAGCCTTTAACTTCATCAGAGCATGCCCTCGGTCGTAAGTTAACTTCTAACCGAATGATTCACTGTTGATGCGTGTTGATGGTTTACAAATAGTGGCAGTGGAATCGGACTTTTTATCAGCCTCCGTTTTAAAACCAAGACAAGCTGCCTTCCTTagagcttttgtgtgtgtgtgtgtgtgtgtgtgtgtgcttgggtgtgtgtgtgtgtgtgtgcttgggtGTGTTCTGGGATTGTCTGGGATTCAGACAAATTTCCTGTCAGGAAGGGACAGGGATATGGCCTGGTCAGCTTAAATCAAAGGCTGACTCATCCAGTGGAAAGACAGGATTTTTCCTAATAAAATAAGAGTCTTGGAATCTTAAAGCAACCCACCACATCCGCTTCCCCAGGCTGTGTATTTGAAACTCTGCACttgtatttacatatttttaaaacatcGGTTTGTGCAACTTGATGGGAACTGTTTAGGATCCTGTCGGTAATGTTTGCTGGACTTTGCCGCTCATCAATGGACACATACACTATTTCCATCCCACTCACACCTATATGGACCCATATAGGCACAGGGACACAATAGGAAAGTCTGTATAGAAAGGCTAAAAGacagaaccaaagcctgaaGGCTTTCAGGACACCGTACAAGTGCTTTAggttctgttttgtgttctTATGCTGTGCTGAAATGTGgagaaaattattttaaatttaagaaCACTTACACACAAACCATAGATCAATATtctaatcatcatcatcattttgttGTAAATGAATGTCAGTTAGAGAAGTgatttaataataatgacaCAGTAATAGCACAAACAATGAATAAGTGAGGAATTAAACACTTAAGTTAGTTTGAATGACTGATGCAAATTCAACATTGATCACCGCTCATTCTTTTCAgtgaattattttctttaatgtggATCAACTAACTTTGCTAATCAGCCTGATTTACTAAATATTGATGAGTATTTCTCCAAACAAGAAGCAACCACCACTGGCATGGGTAGCTAGAGAAAAGTGAGAAACATGCCACAATCCCTTGGCAGACTGAAGTTATGCTCCATAAAGTTCTGCCTGTCCACATTTCTACTCTCAATTCCTCCTGTTGTTATAACACTAAGAACCAATACAAGGTGTTATGTCTAGAAAAACTAAAGTGAGACCGTCCAAAGGCTTTCGGTGTTATATTTATCAATACAACACTGCTAAAGTCAAGAATATTGAAATAAagtgtatgtatatattatcACTATGTTTTATAGATCTGATGATGATAACTGTACATTATGTTCTGACTTATCTGTCAGTATTCATTATACATTCCTGGATTTTTTTATACGCACATTTTTGCCTTTGGATAcattttttccagttttatcaTTCTAAATACTGTATATCTAAGAGCAAGCTGTAAAAACTCACGGATTCTTTCCCTCAGCCTTTATATTTTCCTTTCTACTGCAGATATTCTAATGTCAGACAGTTATTGGAAATAGGACACTTGGAACTTTAGAAAGCAGCTGACAAGGTGACCCCAGGGAGAGCAGTGTTGGAGCAACCTCACATTTCAGTGGGAAACTTTACTAAATGCTAATTTATTCCCTACTGTTCTTTACAGGCAACAAGGACAGCACAGATAGCAATGAGCTTCATAGTAAAATTCATAGTAATTAGAGGAAAAAAGTGACAGACAAAATGTTTTTATAGTTCATTGACAAACCACATTGGGaaatgtaaaaagaaacaacaaaagtttttttttgggggggaaaatcTGAGGTTTGTGTCTCATGTCTGCATCTTCATAGCTTCAAGATGCTGTTGTCTGCTGCGTGTACCTTCACTATAGTGAAGAATGGCTTCAGACCTCGGTGCTGGACCTCTGTCACTCAGTGATGAGGCTCTGGCAGCTGCGTGGAAGGTGTCAGGACTGTTTCCAGCACACTCGAACATTTGTCCAGGGTGATCTGCTCACGTGCAGACAGCTTTCAATTGAATGGGCTCTTGTGATCAAATCTCAAATGCCTCTTTGGTGTGTTTTGGGTGTTTTGTGATCCTTTTGAACAAATGATCATCACGCACTTCGAGTGTGTCAGAGGAATTGAAGTTAAAAGTATATAGAGGTGTTTATTTTAACAGACTTCTATATATAATGTGTCTTAAACTCATTTATAAGGAGAGAGACGTTTCAGATTAAAGCTGATTTGTTGAAATAATGTTAAAGTCATCCTGTTCTACTTTGAAAAcgtactgtttttttttatttattgctggTAGTAGTGGGAAACATTCCTGAtccacagaaatgtgttttactcaggaacaggaacaaatgtaacattttatCCAAAACCTGTCGCACTTTTTTGAGCTGCTGAATTTTCAAGAGACGTGGTGGTAGTCATAAATAAGACCTACATGTATGCCAATTGCTTTGTCTCTGCTGGTTTTCTTCACCGCTCTGAGTATTATATGTTCTGaaagtgacgtgacatcatttTCCGTTGTTTTGCAACAGGCAGCATGATTCCTGTGATGGAATTTCGACAATTCTCTGAACAACAGCCAGCGTTCAGAGTTCTGAAGCCATGGTGGGATGTGTTTACTGACTATCTGTCTGTGATCATGCTTATGATTGGTGTCTTTGGATGCACGCTTCAGGTTAGTAACAATGTCTCAGCATCACATGTCTATATAAGGGAACAGACTGTGACCTCTTTTATAAGGTCGTGCAGCAATTCCTGTCTCTTGTTTTTCCAAATGTGACCgtctttgaaaatgcaaatgGAGAAGAACTCTGAAGTCTTCTCTTTAAAAGCTAATGTAGTTTCCAAAAGCAAGGCAGTTCTCTAATGCAGCACTATGGCCCTTCCTTCTTTTTTGGCACCAACTCAAAGCCTCATTTACCCCATTTTACGACGTGAACTGTGTGCAGCAAAGGAAGCATTCAGCCCGTCAGCTAACCAGTGGAAATATTTCCCCACCTAAACTCTCTTCATAAACATGAGACAATGACCCCCTTTGGTTCAACTTAGAGTTGAGCTTCTCTCTGCATGTGAAATAAGATATTTTAGGCCCCTTCTTTACCCTGTAGTGTAAATCCTGAAAATAGCGCCAAATTATTTACAGAACCTAATAGCAAGATGTGAATAAAGTTGTGAACTTTTTGCCACACTGCCATCAAGTGTGTAGGCTAATCTTAAACTGAGGTCATTAATTATACCTTCTCATCAGTAATGCAGTATGCACTTACTGTGGGGTCATATTGGAGCATGCAGGCGTGCAAACGGATGCTACCACTTGTGTTTTGATGCTCAGCAATTGGTTTGTGctgggagagagaagggggtCGTCTAGAGGGGTGGGTATAACCCTGCTGGATCAAAGGTCCCATGGGACTGGGTTCTTGACTCCTGCTCTGCACAATAACTAAAAATCAGGCTGTCTAGGGAGTCTTCAAATTtgtaaatcaaatcaatttaGCAGTAACATCTTGTTTGTTCTTGGTATTTTTAAAAGGTCTGGCAACTCTAAGCAAGAGTCATTTGATGTAGTTTAAATATTTATCCTTCTGGACACTCTACAGAGATTACAAGGTGAACGTTTTAAGCCTGCATTAAATGATGAACTGTTGTTGATGGCAAGATATTTAAGTAGTTGCAGGGTTTACAAATactttgttattattattgttgttattattaatcATCCTTGTCTGGAATGGTAGGAATGGCTGTTTGATCTAATTatattgttttgctttgtttttgtaggTAATGCAAGATAAAATCATCTGCCTTCCTCAGAGAGTAGCGCCGGCAGCAAACAAAAGCGACCTGGAAGTGGCATTGTTTCCAGAGCCTCAGTCCAATGTTCCAGTGGGCACAAAAGAATTGACTGGCTTGAAAACGGATCTGGATCTCCAGCAGTACAGCTTCATCAATCAGATGTGTTATGAGAAGGCTATCCATCCATATGCAAAGTACTTCCCGTACTTGGTTCTGATACATACGCTCATCTTCATGGTGTGCAGCAACTTTTGGTTCAAATTCCCTGGCTCCAGCTCGAAAATAGAGCATTTTATCTCAATGCTCGGTAAGTGTTTCGACTCTCCGTGGACCACTCGAGCCTTGTCGGAGGTGTCCGGAGAAAATCCCGAAGAAAAAGTCCCAAAGAAGAGCACCACCGCTAGGTCCAATGTCGTCATGTCTCCCGAGGAAGAAACTTTGGAGAACACACAGTCGCTACGATCAATCCCAGAAAAAATCCTTGTCGTTGACAAACCGTCTGCAAGCGTGCTGGACAAAAAAGAAGGCGAGCAAGCTAAAGCCCTATTCGAAAAGGTAAAGAAGTTCCGTCTGCATGTTGAGGAAGGAGACATTCTTTACCTCATGTATGTTCGGCAGACGGTGTTTAAGGTGTTTAAATTCCTTCTCATTATTGGCTATAACAGCTCGTTTGTGAATAAAGTTCAGAACAGTGTGCAATGCAAAGTTGATATCCAGGACATGACAGGCTATAACGACTTTGAATGTAATCACACGATGGCTCATCTGTTTTCTAAACTGTCGTACTGCTACTTGTGTTTGGTGGCGGTCTATGGATTAACCAGTCTTTACACCTCTTACTGGCTGTTTTACCGCTCCCTCAAGGAATATTCTTTTGAGTACGTGCGCCAGGAAACAGGCATCAACGATATCCCCGATGTCAAGAATGACTTTGCCTTCATGCTGCACATGATTGATCAGTACGACCCGTTGTATTCTAAACGATTTGCGGTTTTTCTCTCAGAAGTAAGCGAGAACAAACTGAAGCAGCTCAATCTCAATCACGAGTGGACTGCAGAGAAGCTCCGACAAAAGCTCCAGACTAACACCAACAACAGACTTGAACTTCAGCTGTTCATGCTTCCCGGGTTGCCAGACACTGTGTTTGAGCTGACGGAACTGCAGTCTCTCAAACTAGAGATCATCAACAATGTTACCATCCCTGCCTCGATCTCTCAGCTTGAGAATCTTCAGGAGTTGTCGCTTTGCCAGTGCTCTTTGAAGCTACACACCACAGCCGTCTCCTTCCTTAAAGAGAACCTCAAAGTGCTGAGGGTGAAGTTTGATGATAACAGGGAACTTCCAAACTGGTTGTATGGGTTGCGGAACTTGGAGGAGCTGTATCTTACGGGATCCCTCAGCCCAGATGCCtccaaaaatattgtttttgagTCACTGCGGGAGATGAAGTGTTTGAAAACCCTCTGCCTTAAAAGTAATTTGACCAAGATCCCCCAGTCTATTGTGGATGTATCCAGCCATCTGCAGCGACTGTACCTGCGTAATGATGGCACCAAGCTAGTCAtgctcaacaacctgaagaagatGTCCAATCTGATTGAGCTAGAGTTGCTGCGGTGCGATCTGGAGCGCATCCCACACGCAATCTTCAGCCTCTCCAATCTGCAAGAGCTTGACCTGAAAGAGAATAACCTTCGCTCGATAGAGGAGATCATCAGCTTCCAGCATCTTCGAAAACTTACCTGTCTCAAATTGTGGTACAACAGCATCATGTATATCCCCGAGCACATCAAGAAGCTGGGTAGCCTAGAGCGCCTTTACTTCAGCCACAATAAGATTGAAATATTGCCTTCGCATTTGTTCCTGTGCAACAAACTGCGCTACCTAGACCTCTCCAACAATGACATCCGATTCATCCCTCCAGAAATTGGAGTCCTTCAGAGTCTGCAGTACTTCTCCGTCACATGTAATAAAATTGAAAATCTACCCGACGAGCTCTTCTTTTGCAAGAAGCTCAAGACGCTAAAACTTGGTAAAAACTCACTGTCCATACTGTCACCAAAGATTTCCTATCTTGCACAGTTGTCATGTTTGGAACTAAGAGGAAACCACTTTGAGGTCCTCCCCCAGGAGCTCGGTTGTTGTCGTGCTTTGAAGCGCAGTGGCCTTATAGTGGAAGAAACACTGTTTGAAACGCTGCCGTCAGACATCAGAAACCAAATGAAGGTTGAGTAAAAGGCCTTGTTGTTGGCAGAATGTTGCCTTTTTGTTCTGCAAAACCAATTAAgaaagaaatgtttcatttgaaTGAACTTATAACTACATGCTATTCCAATACTGTACACTTTAAATGTAGCACTGAGCATTAGTCCTTTGATGAAGGCCAAAAGTGCATATTGAAGTATTATCACCAAATGTGTGACATATCAGGGATGCGCCATCAGTTTTGTTGTATTAACGGTTTGTAACAGATATTATACAATGACAAATTCACTTTCTAGGTGATAAAAATACTATCTGTCTCCTATGTGAAAATGCATACTTATAAGCAAAAAACTGAAGGCTACTGAATATGAAAAACCTCATGTTTAGGCCAGTAGTATTATATATGCGATACTACAGGTTATACATGTTTATTTGTTGTCTTTTATACGTGTTTGTATTATCTTCCTGATACAGTTACATAAATGTAATTGCACAAAACAAGTGATGAACTTTCTCGATATCAATATTTGTaggtataaatatatattttcaagtGTATAAAACGTGTTTGGCTTTATAAATGTATAccaaaagacattttttgaaAATCACATTAAGGAGACCAAATAAAGAGTGATGTGGTATTAAGGCAGAGCTTATGTTTTTATCAAAATACTCTGAGCCTAACTTTATTTGAAATGTCAGATAACAAAGAATAAA
Coding sequences within it:
- the lrrc8c gene encoding volume-regulated anion channel subunit LRRC8C, which produces MIPVMEFRQFSEQQPAFRVLKPWWDVFTDYLSVIMLMIGVFGCTLQVMQDKIICLPQRVAPAANKSDLEVALFPEPQSNVPVGTKELTGLKTDLDLQQYSFINQMCYEKAIHPYAKYFPYLVLIHTLIFMVCSNFWFKFPGSSSKIEHFISMLGKCFDSPWTTRALSEVSGENPEEKVPKKSTTARSNVVMSPEEETLENTQSLRSIPEKILVVDKPSASVLDKKEGEQAKALFEKVKKFRLHVEEGDILYLMYVRQTVFKVFKFLLIIGYNSSFVNKVQNSVQCKVDIQDMTGYNDFECNHTMAHLFSKLSYCYLCLVAVYGLTSLYTSYWLFYRSLKEYSFEYVRQETGINDIPDVKNDFAFMLHMIDQYDPLYSKRFAVFLSEVSENKLKQLNLNHEWTAEKLRQKLQTNTNNRLELQLFMLPGLPDTVFELTELQSLKLEIINNVTIPASISQLENLQELSLCQCSLKLHTTAVSFLKENLKVLRVKFDDNRELPNWLYGLRNLEELYLTGSLSPDASKNIVFESLREMKCLKTLCLKSNLTKIPQSIVDVSSHLQRLYLRNDGTKLVMLNNLKKMSNLIELELLRCDLERIPHAIFSLSNLQELDLKENNLRSIEEIISFQHLRKLTCLKLWYNSIMYIPEHIKKLGSLERLYFSHNKIEILPSHLFLCNKLRYLDLSNNDIRFIPPEIGVLQSLQYFSVTCNKIENLPDELFFCKKLKTLKLGKNSLSILSPKISYLAQLSCLELRGNHFEVLPQELGCCRALKRSGLIVEETLFETLPSDIRNQMKVE